CAGAGTTATCTGAAGAAAGCCTTCATGAATTTAACAGAAGGAACGTAGTTTCAGAGGAGAGAAGAAATTCTACTTCTAGTAGCCCTTACTACAAAGGGCTCACAGACTTTACTCTagatattaaaaaagaaaaagttcaGGTACTCGAAACTCATGAGGAAGCTTCACTGGAAGTAGGTGTCACCAACAGATGCAAGAAGGACAAAAACTCTCCAAGAAAGATCAGTGACTTGGCTGGAGAGAGCTTCAAGGAAACTAATAAAGAAGATGCAGTTATGGAGGAAGAGAGGTACGACTCTAGTATCCCTCGCTATAAAGGACTCACTGATTTCACTACAGATATTATCAAGGAAAAGGTGCCAAGAAGTGAATACGACGAGGCAAACTGCATAACCTCTGAGAAAAGCATTCTCCCGATAGACCAGCCATCACAATCTAGCATCACACCAGAATGCAGTACCGGATCAAAGGAAGTTGTCACACCTTGTACAGAAAAGAAAACCTTGGAACTAAGCAAAGAAAGTAATTATGAGTATATCAAGGGAAATACAGTTCTACAGGAGAAGGATCACGCTGTCAGCAGTCCTTACGATAAAGGGATCACTGACTTTACTCTAGATATCAATAAAGGAGGAATACCAGCAATTGAAATCCACGAGGCAACTTCTGCTCTCACTAAGTTTGATTGTCTCCCATCTGACAGATCCTCAGAGCTCAGCGGCTCAAGCAGAGTATCTATCTGGTCCAAGAAAGCCGCCAGATTCTTTACAAGAAAGAAGGGCCCGTCAGATTTGACAGAAGAAGGCCTTGAGGAATTTAACAGAAGGAACGCAATTCTAGAGGAGAAGAGATATTTTACTAGTAGTCCTTATTATAGAGGATTAACTGACTTTTCCATAGATATTAATAAGGAAAAAGTTCCAGTCATCGAGATCCATGAAAGAGCTTCCGTTACCTCAAGCACCAGATCAAGTTTCGTTGTCAGGATGCAACAACTGGGTACTTTctgttttttcttcaaaaacaaggaaaagaaagatttattctcttcttcctcatcatcaaaATCACGAATGTGGAAGGACATGGATTCAGGAAAAGAAGCTAAAAGCAGCTCAACCAAAAGAAACACTGGTCATTATTCATCTAATGAGGGGAAGCCATTGAGGGAGAGAGAGTTACAAACAGATGCACCACAGGAGTTATTAACAACATCATGCCTACAACCTCCGCAACCACCACAAGTGTCAGAGCCCGCACAAACCTCAGAATCAAAGAAGACAAAAGCAACAAAAAGTGACATTGAGGAAAAAGAGAAGCCACTACAAGTATCAAAGCCAGCACAAAGATCAGAATCAGAAAAGCCAAATCCAACCAAACAAAGGGACCGTGAAGAAAAAAGGATGCCACCACAAGTATCAGGGCTAGCACGAACATCAGAAACAGTaatgtcaaatgcaacagaACAAAGTGATACTGAGGAGAAAAGGAAGCTGTTCACGTGGGCGGACCACTATCGGCCTGATACTTTATCAGATTTTATATGCAATCGAGATACAGCCATGGAGCTCAAGTCTGCAGTAAGATAACCCCCTGTTGTAAATTCTGATATTTCTCCTGATTTATAACAAGACCTGCAGATAAATAGCTATATTAAACTTGCAGGCAAATTCAGAACAATGTAGCCACTGCATATTTGAGGGAAAACCAGGGGTGGGAAAGCGAACCATGATATGGGCTTTGCTCCGCGAAGCCTTTGGAGCTGACAAAGTACAGGTACAAGGATGTATAGGTTATCTAGTACCCCGAATATCGTTATTGCGTACATATATGTTGCAGCAGAATTCTTCTGTACCTAATACGGTTTCTTTGCAATATTTTACAGTTAAGAGAAGAGTGTAAGGAGTTCGGCCTGAAGGTAATCTGAACTCTGAAGTTAACATATTTAGTGGTGAACAACATACACAGGgtttttaaaacaaaacttCGATTCCAATGTATAGAACAGGACTGTAGAAATTATGTGAGGTCGCGATCACGAGGGGAAGTATATGTTTCAGTGATAATCTTTGATCTTGGATGTATATTTCACAATAAAATTGCTTCAGCACTGACAAAGATACACTTGATACAGGGAGAAGCAATTAAAAGTATCCAGGTAAATGTGACAAAATCCTCTCAACATGTAGAAGTGAATCTTTCTGAGCTTAAAGGGTATGAAAAGCACGTCATAGTTGAACTTATGGAAGAGAAAAGTTCCAAACTAGCCAACAATGTCTCGCCATGCACTTTCGCAGACTGCAAGGGTAATTTTCCCCCTGACATAATTTGTGTAGTTTCATCTGTAATTTCataattatgtgtgtgtgtgtgtgttttgtgcaGCTATTATTCTCTACGAAGCAGACAAACTATCGACAGATGCCCTATTATACATCAGATGGCTATTAGAAAGGTATAGAGGATGTAACAAGGTCTTCTTTTGCTGCAATGATGTCGCGAAGCTCCATCCAATTAAGCCGCTGTGCAGAGTGGTGAAGCTCCTCCCACCTTCTAACGAAGAGGTGACAACTATCTAACTCTCGTCTGTAGTAAGCTACGTAGCAACTTCTAATTAACATACTAAAAGTTCCTCCTATTTCCAGATTGTGGAAGTTCTGAAGTTCATAGCAAAGAAAGAAGGCATTGAACTCTCAGATAAGCTGGCCGAGAAATTTGCTGACAACTCCAAGAATAATCTGAGACAAGCCATACGTTCATTTGAAGCAACATGGAGATCTAAGTAATACATATTCAGAAATATGCTGCTTAACGTAATACTATATATGTGACATGTAGATTATATAACAGCAGTCACTTCACCCTTTTATCCTATCTAAATATACCGATTTCCACAACAAATTATGCAGCTCAGAGTTGAAGGAAGATCAAGATATATTGACCGGATGGGAAGATGCTATAGCTAAGATTGCCAGTGACATACTGAAAGAGCAAAGTCCGCAGCAGTAAGTTCTCTCAACGCGGACCTCCGTTTTAGGCTTATCTTCTATAGTATCTAACATGTCATACTTCTGTTCTCTACAGGCTCTATGCTATCCGTGGAGAACTCCAGAGGCTCGTAGATCACAATGTATCACCTACGTTTATTTTCGAGGCAAGGGTCATCTAGTCCTATAGTTAGATTATGAATTTATCCTTTAGGGATTTATTGTTTTCATGATCAATGAAATCTATGGTGCAGACTTTGGTGGGAGAACTAAAGAGACACTTGGAGGAGTCATTACAGCTGCAAATCGACAAAATCTACCAGGAATACAACGTACAATCGATCACCCTACCCTATTTTATCACATTTCATCAATTGCAGGGAGCTCTAACATATACTCTTATTGGGTTGTCCTCACTAGGGGGATGCTTATGGCATCCATCGTAATGGTTTTTCTCGCAACGAAGCTAAGGGAGTGGCTGATAAACACAATGAGGAATTTAGAAGGACTGTTCAGCActttatgaaaattgaaggtaTGCGTAATTGTGAAAGTTCACCTTGATTGTATTCCATAGTTTATGTAATTTGAGTTCACTCCCCAGAGTTCATCGCGAAATTCATGAGTTGGTACAAGAACGTGGACGTGAGTTTGAAGCTCGGGACGTGAAGCAATCGGCCGGGATTAAAGTTAAAGAGAAGCAGCTGATCCTGGGGATTACAAGTTAGAATAAAATGGCAAATATGCAGTTGCCACCAAGTTATACTTGTACAAGTGATGCAATTCCATAGTTTTGGATTCAGTGAACTATGCAATATCTTTGTAAATTAGTGAAAGCAAGTTTTACTATGAGTGTTCGTGAATAATAGATATGCCCTTGCCAAAATCCATCCAGTTCAGTGTTCACACGTTGAACCTT
This genomic window from Daucus carota subsp. sativus chromosome 7, DH1 v3.0, whole genome shotgun sequence contains:
- the LOC135147755 gene encoding uncharacterized protein LOC135147755 isoform X1; protein product: MPPLTISFLFLIILEKLFAFFCSSMPSPPIPCSISTPERCIKHLSLTSPEFIVLDQSPQSSITSAKGTTWSKKATEFSAGRKSSELTEASLAEINRRNAVVVKCSASSSPYYKGLTDFTLDINKDKVPANGIHHAGSPFSTSAENTTWSKKGKILVRKKRSELSEESLHEFNRRNVVSEERRNSTSSSPYYKGLTDFTLDIKKEKVQVLETHEEASLEVGVTNRCKKDKNSPRKISDLAGESFKETNKEDAVMEEERYDSSIPRYKGLTDFTTDIIKEKVPRSEYDEANCITSEKSILPIDQPSQSSITPECSTGSKEVVTPCTEKKTLELSKESNYEYIKGNTVLQEKDHAVSSPYDKGITDFTLDINKGGIPAIEIHEATSALTKFDCLPSDRSSELSGSSRVSIWSKKAARFFTRKKGPSDLTEEGLEEFNRRNAILEEKRYFTSSPYYRGLTDFSIDINKEKVPVIEIHERASVTSSTRSSFVVRMQQLGTFCFFFKNKEKKDLFSSSSSSKSRMWKDMDSGKEAKSSSTKRNTGHYSSNEGKPLRERELQTDAPQELLTTSCLQPPQPPQVSEPAQTSESKKTKATKSDIEEKEKPLQVSKPAQRSESEKPNPTKQRDREEKRMPPQVSGLARTSETVMSNATEQSDTEEKRKLFTWADHYRPDTLSDFICNRDTAMELKSAANSEQCSHCIFEGKPGVGKRTMIWALLREAFGADKVQLREECKEFGLKGEAIKSIQVNVTKSSQHVEVNLSELKGYEKHVIVELMEEKSSKLANNVSPCTFADCKAIILYEADKLSTDALLYIRWLLERYRGCNKVFFCCNDVAKLHPIKPLCRVVKLLPPSNEEIVEVLKFIAKKEGIELSDKLAEKFADNSKNNLRQAIRSFEATWRSNSELKEDQDILTGWEDAIAKIASDILKEQSPQQLYAIRGELQRLVDHNVSPTFIFETLVGELKRHLEESLQLQIDKIYQEYNGDAYGIHRNGFSRNEAKGVADKHNEEFRRTVQHFMKIEEFIAKFMSWYKNVDVSLKLGT
- the LOC135147755 gene encoding uncharacterized protein LOC135147755 isoform X2, giving the protein MPPLTISFLFLIILEKLFAFFCSSMPSPPIPCSISTPERCIKHLSLTSPEFIVLDQSPQSSITSAKGTTWSKKATEFSAGRKSSELTEASLAEINRRNAVVVKCSASSSPYYKGLTDFTLDINKDKVPANGIHHAGSPFSTSAENTTWSKKGKILVRKKRSELSEESLHEFNRRNVVSEERRNSTSSSPYYKGLTDFTLDIKKEKVQVLETHEEASLEVGVTNRCKKDKNSPRKISDLAGESFKETNKEDAVMEEERYDSSIPRYKGLTDFTTDIIKEKVPRSEYDEANCITSEKSILPIDQPSQSSITPECSTGSKEVVTPCTEKKTLELSKESNYEYIKGNTVLQEKDHAVSSPYDKGITDFTLDINKGGIPAIEIHEATSALTKFDCLPSDRSSELSGSSRVSIWSKKAARFFTRKKGPSDLTEEGLEEFNRRNAILEEKRYFTSSPYYRGLTDFSIDINKEKVPVIEIHERASVTSSTRSSFVVRMQQLGTFCFFFKNKEKKDLFSSSSSSKSRMWKDMDSGKEAKSSSTKRNTGHYSSNEGKPLRERELQTDAPQELLTTSCLQPPQPPQVSEPAQTSESKKTKATKSDIEEKEKPLQVSKPAQRSESEKPNPTKQRDREEKRMPPQVSGLARTSETVMSNATEQSDTEEKRKLFTWADHYRPDTLSDFICNRDTAMELKSAANSEQCSHCIFEGKPGVGKRTMIWALLREAFGADKVQLREECKEFGLKGEAIKSIQVNVTKSSQHVEVNLSELKGYEKHVIVELMEEKSSKLANNVSPCTFADCKAIILYEADKLSTDALLYIRWLLERYRGCNKVFFCCNDVAKLHPIKPLCRVVKLLPPSNEEIVEVLKFIAKKEGIELSDKLAEKFADNSKNNLRQAIRSFEATWRSK